In a single window of the Actinomycetota bacterium genome:
- the mazG gene encoding nucleoside triphosphate pyrophosphohydrolase, which translates to MTRVVLVASSPRLPLLFPPQTWRALDAARPVWLLDDGHPSLPALEVAEIPWEVLAPADDTGPAGRDLLLVGQGLDLEAVALARRQADALLDHARRGGTATLLLPPVNDGPLVQLVADRAARTHVEVEAVYPVGEPKGAALLDLVATETRLRGPGGCPWDREQTHASLARHLVEEAYEVLDAIEEGDPEHLREELGDLLLQVVFHAQLAEDAGSFDIDGVARAITEKLVRRHPHVFGDLRVASAGEVVRNWEAIKREEEGRSDPLAGIPSALPALQLAAKLQKRVPDGGLAAGAGSPARVRERLDELAGAGGDDELEAAVGELLFEVVALARVKGVEPEAALRRTARRFRARFLAATTEG; encoded by the coding sequence ATGACCAGGGTGGTGCTGGTCGCGTCCAGCCCGCGGCTCCCGCTGCTGTTCCCGCCCCAGACCTGGCGGGCGCTGGACGCCGCCCGGCCGGTGTGGCTGCTCGACGACGGGCACCCGTCGCTGCCGGCGCTGGAGGTGGCCGAGATCCCCTGGGAGGTGCTGGCCCCGGCCGACGACACCGGTCCCGCCGGGCGCGACCTGCTCCTGGTCGGCCAGGGCCTCGACTTGGAGGCGGTGGCCCTGGCCCGGCGGCAGGCCGACGCGCTGCTCGACCACGCCCGCCGCGGCGGGACGGCCACGCTGCTGCTGCCGCCGGTCAACGACGGGCCACTGGTCCAGCTGGTCGCCGACCGGGCCGCCCGGACCCACGTCGAGGTCGAGGCCGTCTACCCGGTCGGCGAGCCCAAGGGGGCCGCCCTGCTCGACCTGGTGGCGACCGAGACGCGGCTGCGCGGGCCCGGCGGCTGCCCCTGGGACCGCGAGCAGACCCACGCCTCGCTGGCCAGGCACCTGGTCGAGGAGGCCTACGAGGTGCTCGACGCGATCGAGGAGGGCGACCCCGAGCACCTGCGCGAGGAGCTCGGCGACCTCCTCCTCCAGGTCGTCTTCCACGCCCAGCTGGCCGAGGACGCCGGCAGCTTCGACATCGACGGGGTGGCCAGGGCGATCACCGAGAAGCTGGTCCGGCGCCACCCGCACGTCTTCGGCGACCTGCGGGTCGCCTCGGCCGGCGAGGTCGTCCGCAACTGGGAGGCGATCAAGCGTGAGGAGGAGGGCCGCAGCGACCCGCTGGCCGGGATCCCCTCGGCCCTGCCGGCGCTGCAGCTCGCGGCCAAGCTGCAGAAGCGTGTCCCCGACGGCGGCCTGGCCGCCGGGGCCGGGTCGCCGGCCAGGGTCCGGGAGCGGCTGGACGAGCTGGCCGGCGCCGGCGGCGACGACGAGCTCGAAGCGGCCGTGGGGGAGCTGCTGTTCGAGGTGGTGG
- a CDS encoding SurA N-terminal domain-containing protein — protein sequence MRRLLPVLCLAVLVAGCSDLGVRSQDAATVNGVGIPTDRLSEMTKAQLGQQQQAEQQQGQQEGQDIDSATRQALEGLIQFQLVLDGARSEGITIQEADVDARMEQLKQQVAAQGQNYEELLKTRQISEEVLRTQQRVQLAVDLVAVKLVPYSSDAALRQLLDRRKEDFLEVRVRHVLVKDKATANQVRQELVADGDWAAVAKRSSIDTQSKDKAGDLGFTAKGATVKPFETAEYALAGQGDCKGKTSGSCESPISQPVKTQFGYHVLQVVGVRLPALDNELRAKLEPTIKDRRQQAVQQWFDQQVDKAEVVINPRFGRWDAENGKVIERETAPGAATTTTAGLGGPSPTQP from the coding sequence GTGCGCCGTCTGCTCCCCGTCCTGTGTCTCGCCGTCCTCGTCGCCGGCTGCTCGGACCTTGGCGTCCGCAGCCAGGACGCGGCGACGGTCAACGGCGTCGGCATCCCGACCGACCGCCTCAGTGAGATGACCAAGGCCCAGCTCGGCCAGCAGCAGCAGGCCGAACAGCAACAGGGCCAGCAGGAGGGCCAGGACATCGACAGCGCGACCCGGCAGGCGCTGGAGGGCCTGATCCAGTTCCAGCTGGTGCTGGACGGGGCCAGGAGCGAGGGCATCACCATCCAGGAGGCCGACGTCGACGCCCGCATGGAGCAGCTCAAGCAGCAGGTGGCGGCCCAGGGCCAGAACTACGAGGAGCTGCTCAAGACCCGGCAGATCTCCGAGGAGGTCCTCCGCACCCAGCAGCGGGTCCAGCTGGCGGTCGACCTGGTCGCGGTCAAGCTCGTCCCCTACTCCTCCGACGCCGCGTTGCGCCAGCTGCTCGACCGGCGCAAGGAGGACTTCCTGGAGGTCCGCGTCCGCCACGTGCTGGTCAAGGACAAGGCGACCGCCAACCAGGTCCGCCAGGAGCTGGTCGCCGACGGCGACTGGGCCGCGGTGGCCAAGCGCTCCTCGATCGACACCCAGAGCAAGGACAAGGCCGGCGACCTCGGCTTCACCGCCAAGGGGGCGACCGTGAAGCCGTTCGAGACGGCCGAGTACGCCCTCGCCGGCCAGGGCGACTGCAAGGGCAAGACCAGCGGCAGCTGCGAGTCGCCGATCTCCCAGCCGGTCAAGACCCAGTTCGGCTACCACGTCCTCCAGGTCGTCGGGGTGCGGCTGCCGGCGCTCGACAACGAGCTGCGGGCCAAGCTCGAGCCGACCATCAAGGACCGCCGCCAGCAGGCCGTCCAGCAGTGGTTCGACCAGCAGGTCGACAAGGCCGAGGTCGTCATCAACCCCCGCTTCGGCCGCTGGGACGCCGAGAACGGCAAGGTGATCGAGCGCGAGACCGCCCCCGGCGCGGCCACGACCACCACGGCCGGCCTCGGCGGGCCGTCCCCGACCCAGCCCTAG